One window of Papaver somniferum cultivar HN1 chromosome 9, ASM357369v1, whole genome shotgun sequence genomic DNA carries:
- the LOC113307599 gene encoding uncharacterized protein LOC113307599 isoform X3, with the protein MTKRKSRRPTRQCNQPAMDAIDEPPSPPRSKTTQEDDSVSENPTLESQQSENVQDSETLDEGGKQERDEDEGMVVSPSPYSNQFVEMSDDQDSSYVPPVRAATGTTSSTSVGFDLESPLPVVFKRGPTHRKKALNKKQQAMLIKKFEELRDNLSIIPFVPAKRLDFDKYEEILRKLQLWDFVHVQFDKEVNLELLASLIVNYDRAARSSTVNSYKIMVNRADLARAVKLPVKKVTQLDDIDVGVLSAESISFLEEFVSNWILLHEDMWAVADEVIAWTKLIKEGKPQKVDWAAMIWFMVEKELAKGAKLRTCYYASHLQFLMKAQRGDLFKEEKRVETKVEREVSVDIKMKSVEEVQVNDLENEKDTQLTLGKEGHESKPQHVRDEEDVMDIEEEKGKAPAHPSEWPLDGKKKMIGLSLGPCNSNKLEKFEEPCEVNDVDDDDDEVDEDEEEEEEETDTAVKFRKLTRMPSDHLLGLEPTGMPSNPLMQPHENNPIEDFFHSGSNNGMSQMNIRGSSMYPCKRELSCEDEMQYHRSTDQNKRMRNDGQWDNRASGIDVYFDQMNSAQFNVRAMYVEKEAQVMEAERNQQALMGEVQCRDRLIESLKEEVHKRDAAIYKFDHDLRLMCDLLEGYRKALKDTRKAFSEYRQRHPEPEEPLYMDVPGSGGLVVSVMAFEKMQLERAEEDKMKRWIITSQLEEFDRDWTEKFEISLTKVHLIDERLSKFSEDVKLLKELAVQRKVAKSESEAAIFKKEEEENLTSTTMELEVCVKAAVSASDSLGNCPSSQNVLDEKYPDSSIVTPSEFSSIESRIYECFDTFLKSKDAADGSEQALVSELSSLNEHLKAHGPYVGGENFSAIDLGLAPTLYHLEVALGHFKSWRVPENMTYTINYMKLLFSQESFVKTHPTDIIAGLAPMELAGPGDATSMEHVVGPGEVTLMEQLAGPGEAASMEQFLGPGEAASMEQLIGPGEATSMEQ; encoded by the exons ATGACCAAACGGAAGTCTAGAAGACCTACTCGTCAGTGTAATCAACCAGCGATGGACGCCATTGACGAACCTCCATCTCCTCCTCGTTCTAAAACCACTCAAGAAGATGACTCCGTGAGCGAAAATCCAACTTTAGAATCACAACAATCTGAGAATGTTCAAgactctgaaaccctagatgaaGGGGGAAAGCAAGAACGTGATGAAGACGAAGGTATGGTTGTTTCTCCTTCACCTTATTCAAATCAATTTGTAGAAATGTCTGATGATCAAGATAGTTCTTATGTACCTCCTGTACGTGCTGCTACTGGTACTACTAGTAGTACTAGTGTTGGATTTGACCTAGAAAGTCCTTTACCTGTTGTATTCAAAAGAGGTCCTACTCATAGAAAGAAAGCGTTAAACAAGAAACAACAAGCCATGTTAATCAAAAAGTTTGAAGAGCTTAGGGATAATTTGAGTATAATTCCGTTTGTTCCTGCTAAGAGACTTGATTTTGATAAGTATGAGGAGATTCTTAGGAAACTTCAGTTGTGGGATTTTGTTCATGTTCAGTTTGATAAAGAGGTGAATTTGGAACTGTTGGCGTCGCTTATTGTGAATTATGATCGTGCTGCGAGGAGTAGTACTGTCAACAGTTATAAGATTATGGTGAATCGAGCTGATTTAGCAAGGGCTGTGAAGCTTCCTGTGAAGAAGGTTACTCAGTTGGATGATATTGATGTTGGGGTGTTGTCTGCAGAGTCGATATCGTTTTTGGAAGAGTTTGTGTCGAATTGGATTTTGCTTCACGAGGATATGTGGGCAGTGGCGGATGAGGTTATTGCTTGGACCAAACTTATTAAAGAAGGGAAACCACAGAAGGTTGATTGGGCAGCGATGATTTGGTTTATGGTAGAGAAGGAACTGGCAAAGGGAGCAAAGTTAAGAACTTGTTATTATGCTTCGCATTTGCAATTTTTAATGAAGGCTCAGCGTGGTGATCtgtttaaagaagaaaaaagggtTGAGACGAAGGTGGAAAGAGAAGTGAGTGTGGATATTAAAATGAAAAGTGTGGAAGAAGTTCAGGTGAATGATTTGGAGAATGAAAAAGATACTCAATTAACTCTTGGGAAGGAAGGACATGAGAGTAAGCCGCAGCATGTGAGGGATGAAGAAGATGTCATGGAtatcgaagaagaaaaaggtaaAGCACCTGCTCATCCTTCGGAATGGCCTTTAGATGGGAAGAAAAAGATGATTGGCCTTTCTTTGGGACCCTGCAATTCGAATAAACTTGAAAAGTTCGAGGAGCCTTGTGAAGTGAATGatgtagatgatgatgatgatgaagtagatgaggatgaggaagaggaagaggaagaaacaGATACAGCAGTAAAATTTAGAAAGCTGACGAGGATGCCATCAGACCATTTACTAGGATTGGAACCAACTGGTATGCCTTCTAACCCATTAATGCAGCCTCATGAGAACAACCCCATTGAAGATTTTTTTCATTCTGGGTCCAACAATGGCATGAGTCAGATGAATATAAGAGGTTCATCTATGTATCCTTGCAAAAGAGAGCTTAGCTGTGAAGATGAGATGCAGTATCACCGCTCTACTGATCAAAATAAGAGGATGAGGAACGATGGCCAATGGGACAATAGAGCATCAGGTATCGACGTGTACTTCGACCAAATGAACAGTGCACAATTTAATGTCAGAGCAATGTATGTTGAGAAAGAAGCACAAGTCATGGAGGCTGAAAGGAATCAGCAAGCCTTGATGGGTGAGGTGCAGTGTCGGGATAGGTTGATTGAGAGCCTGAAGGAAGAGGTGCATAAAAGAGATGCGGCGATTTATAAGTTTGACCATGACCTGCGTCTTATGTGCGATCTATTAGAAGGTTATAGAAAAGCTCTTAAAGATACACGAAAAGCTTTCTCTGAATATAGACAACGACACCCAGAGCCTGAAGAACCACTTTACATGGATGTTCCTGGATCTGGTGGGCTAGTTGTTAGTGTAATGGCGTTTGAAAAGATGCAATTGGAGCGTGCAGAAGAAGATAAAATGAAGCGTTGGATTATTACGAGTCAGTTGGAGGAATTTGATCGTGATTGGACTGAAAAGTTTGAAATAAGTCTCACAAAGGTGCATTTAATAGATGAAAGGTTGTCCAAGTTTAGTGAGGATGTCAAACTACTTAAAGAATTAGCTGTGCAGCGCAAGGTGGCAAAATCCGAATCTGAAGCAGCCATTTTCAagaaggaagaagaggag AACCTCACTAGCACAACCATGGAGTTGGAAGTCTGTGTGAAAGCAGCTGTTAGTGCTTCTGATTCCCTTGGTAATT GTCCTTCCAGTCAAAACGTTCTTGATGAAAAATACCCAGACTCATCTATTGTTACCCCTTCTgaattttcctcaat TGAATCGAGGATATACGAATGTTTTGATACCTTTTTGAAAAGTAAGGATGCTGCAGACGGTTCAGAGCAGGCATTGGTCTCTGAATTGTCTTCATTGAACGAGCACCTGAAAGCTCAT GGACCTTATGTCGGCGGGGAGAATTTTTCTGCCATTGATTTGGGTTTGGCTCCTACGCTTTACCACCTTGAGGTTGCTCTTGGACATTTTAAGAGCTGGAGGGTTCCAGAAAATATGACTTATACCATAAACTACATGAAG TTACTTTTCTCGCAGGAGTCATTTGTTAAGACCCATCCAACTGATATCATCGCAGGATTGGCGCCAATG GAACTTGCAGGGCCAGGTGACGCTACTTCGATGGAACATGTTGTAGGGCCAGGGGAGGTTACTTTAATGGAACAACTTGCAGGGCCAGGGGAGGCTGCTTCAATGGAACAATTTTTAGGGCCAGGGGAGGCTGCCTCAATGGAACAACTTATTGGGCCAGGGGAGGCTACTTCAATGGAACAATAG
- the LOC113311424 gene encoding ATP-dependent DNA helicase PIF1-like — translation MRLRLDPDFSEFLLRIGDRVEPYVMEIMVKLPDDIMLECDGEQVVKRLIHEVFARLEENAFDKVNMNRRSLITPKNDVVQNLNQKVIEIFPRAEVVYHSFDTVTDDSKNLWTKYFLNSVAPGGLPPHKLILKICAPIILLRNLDPKCGLCNGTRLLCRRLSTNFIDAEIVTGSCSWMRVLIPRIPMEPPEESKLPFKLTRKQFPVRASFVLTINKSQGKTIPHVGVYLQVHVFSHGQLYVALSRGVSRITIKVLVKNEPLPDIAGTCTKNVIFQDVLKLCDSVG, via the coding sequence ATGCGTTTAAGGTTGGATCCTGACTTCTCAGAATTCTTGCTTCGCATTGGAGATAGagttgagccctatgttatggaAATCATGGTGAAACTTCCAGATGACATTATGTTGGAATGTGATGGAGAGCAGGTTGTTAAGAGATTGATTCACGAGGTTTTTGCAAGACTAGAAGAGAATGCATTTGACAAAGTTAATATGAATCGGAGGTCCTTGATAACTCCAAAGAATGACGTTGTCCAAAATCTCAATCAGAAAGTTATTGAAATCTTCCCAAGAGCCGAGGTAGTGTATCACTCCTTTGACACGGTAACAGATGACTCCAAGAATTTATGGACAAAATATTTTCTCAACAGTGTTGCTCCAGGTGGATTACCTCCTCACAAGCTTATACTAAAGATATGTGCTCCAATTATTCTCTTGAGAAACCTTGATCCAAAGTGTGGTCTTTGCAATGGCACAAGGTTACTGTGTCGAAGACTATCCACAAACTTCATCGATGCAGAAATTGTTACAGGTAGTTGCTCATGGATGAGAGTGTTGATTCCGAGGATACCCATGGAACCCCCAGAAGAGTCAAAACTTCCATTTAAGCTTACACGAAAGCAGTTTCCAGTTCGTGCAAGTTTTGTTCTAACGATAAACAAGTCTCAAGGGAAGACCATACCACATGTTGGTGTTTACCTACAAGTACATGTGTTTAGTCATGGACAGTTGTATGTTGCTTTATCCAGGGGAGTCTCAAGGATCACAATAAAAGTATTAGTTAAGAACGAGCCTCTTCCAGATATTGCTGGAACATGTACCAAAAATGTTATTTTTCAAGATGTCCTGAAATTATGTGATAGTGTTGGGTGA
- the LOC113311423 gene encoding ATP-dependent DNA helicase PIF1-like, translating into MSQRAFIDPKNDVVEKLIQKVIEIFPGAEVVYHSFDTVTDEPKNLWTGDFLNSIASGGLPPHKLILKIGAPTISLRNLDPKCGLYNGTRLLCRRLSTSFIDAEIVTGSCSGMRVLVPRIPMEPPEESKLPFKLTRKQFPVRASFALTINKSQGHTIPHVYVYLQEHAFSHGQLYVALSRGVSRITTKVLVKNGPLPNIAGKCTKNVFFHDAMKLCDSIG; encoded by the coding sequence ATGAGTCAGAGGGCCTTCATAGATCCAAAGAATGACGTTGTCGAAAAGCTCATTCAGAAAGTTATTGAAATCTTCCCAGGAGCTGAGGTAGTGTATCACTCCTTTGACACGGTAACAGATGAACCCAAGAATTTATGGACAGGAGATTTTCTTAACAGTATTGCTTCAGGTGGATTACCTCCTCACAAGCTTATACTGAAGATAGGTGCTCCAACTATTAGCTTGAGAAACCTTGATCCAAAGTGTGGCCTTTACAATGGAACAAGGTTACTGTGTCGAAGACTATCCACAAGCTTCATCGATGCAGAAATTGTTACAGGTAGTTGCTCAGGGATGAGAGTGTTGGTTCCGAGGATACCCATGGAGCCCCCAGAAGAGTCAAAACTTCCTTTTAAGCTTACACGAAAGCAGTTTCCAGTCCGTGCAAGTTTTGCTCTAACGATAAACAAGTCTCAAGGGCACACCATACCACATGTTTATGTTTACCTACAAGAACATGCGTTTAGTCATGGACAGTTGTATGTTGCTTTATCCAGGGGAGTTTCAAGGATCACAACAAAAGTATTAGTTAAGAATGGGCCTCTTCCAAATATTGCTGGAAAATGTACCAAAAATGTTTTTTTTCATGATGCCATGAAATTATGTGATAGTATTGGGTGA
- the LOC113307599 gene encoding uncharacterized protein LOC113307599 isoform X2: MTKRKSRRPTRQCNQPAMDAIDEPPSPPRSKTTQEDDSVSENPTLESQQSENVQDSETLDEGGKQERDEDEGMVVSPSPYSNQFVEMSDDQDSSYVPPVRAATGTTSSTSVGFDLESPLPVVFKRGPTHRKKALNKKQQAMLIKKFEELRDNLSIIPFVPAKRLDFDKYEEILRKLQLWDFVHVQFDKEVNLELLASLIVNYDRAARSSTVNSYKIMVNRADLARAVKLPVKKVTQLDDIDVGVLSAESISFLEEFVSNWILLHEDMWAVADEVIAWTKLIKEGKPQKVDWAAMIWFMVEKELAKGAKLRTCYYASHLQFLMKAQRGDLFKEEKRVETKVEREVSVDIKMKSVEEVQVNDLENEKDTQLTLGKEGHESKPQHVRDEEDVMDIEEEKGKAPAHPSEWPLDGKKKMIGLSLGPCNSNKLEKFEEPCEVNDVDDDDDEVDEDEEEEEEETDTAVKFRKLTRMPSDHLLGLEPTGMPSNPLMQPHENNPIEDFFHSGSNNGMSQMNIRGSSMYPCKRELSCEDEMQYHRSTDQNKRMRNDGQWDNRASGIDVYFDQMNSAQFNVRAMYVEKEAQVMEAERNQQALMGEVQCRDRLIESLKEEVHKRDAAIYKFDHDLRLMCDLLEGYRKALKDTRKAFSEYRQRHPEPEEPLYMDVPGSGGLVVSVMAFEKMQLERAEEDKMKRWIITSQLEEFDRDWTEKFEISLTKVHLIDERLSKFSEDVKLLKELAVQRKVAKSESEAAIFKKEEEECKVSKSDSEAVIFKKEEEENLTSTTMELEVCVKAAVSASDSLGNCPSSQNVLDEKYPDSSIVTPSEFSSIESRIYECFDTFLKSKDAADGSEQALVSELSSLNEHLKAHGPYVGGENFSAIDLGLAPTLYHLEVALGHFKSWRVPENMTYTINYMKLLFSQESFVKTHPTDIIAGLAPMELAGPGDATSMEHVVGPGEVTLMEQLAGPGEAASMEQFLGPGEAASMEQLIGPGEATSMEQ; the protein is encoded by the exons ATGACCAAACGGAAGTCTAGAAGACCTACTCGTCAGTGTAATCAACCAGCGATGGACGCCATTGACGAACCTCCATCTCCTCCTCGTTCTAAAACCACTCAAGAAGATGACTCCGTGAGCGAAAATCCAACTTTAGAATCACAACAATCTGAGAATGTTCAAgactctgaaaccctagatgaaGGGGGAAAGCAAGAACGTGATGAAGACGAAGGTATGGTTGTTTCTCCTTCACCTTATTCAAATCAATTTGTAGAAATGTCTGATGATCAAGATAGTTCTTATGTACCTCCTGTACGTGCTGCTACTGGTACTACTAGTAGTACTAGTGTTGGATTTGACCTAGAAAGTCCTTTACCTGTTGTATTCAAAAGAGGTCCTACTCATAGAAAGAAAGCGTTAAACAAGAAACAACAAGCCATGTTAATCAAAAAGTTTGAAGAGCTTAGGGATAATTTGAGTATAATTCCGTTTGTTCCTGCTAAGAGACTTGATTTTGATAAGTATGAGGAGATTCTTAGGAAACTTCAGTTGTGGGATTTTGTTCATGTTCAGTTTGATAAAGAGGTGAATTTGGAACTGTTGGCGTCGCTTATTGTGAATTATGATCGTGCTGCGAGGAGTAGTACTGTCAACAGTTATAAGATTATGGTGAATCGAGCTGATTTAGCAAGGGCTGTGAAGCTTCCTGTGAAGAAGGTTACTCAGTTGGATGATATTGATGTTGGGGTGTTGTCTGCAGAGTCGATATCGTTTTTGGAAGAGTTTGTGTCGAATTGGATTTTGCTTCACGAGGATATGTGGGCAGTGGCGGATGAGGTTATTGCTTGGACCAAACTTATTAAAGAAGGGAAACCACAGAAGGTTGATTGGGCAGCGATGATTTGGTTTATGGTAGAGAAGGAACTGGCAAAGGGAGCAAAGTTAAGAACTTGTTATTATGCTTCGCATTTGCAATTTTTAATGAAGGCTCAGCGTGGTGATCtgtttaaagaagaaaaaagggtTGAGACGAAGGTGGAAAGAGAAGTGAGTGTGGATATTAAAATGAAAAGTGTGGAAGAAGTTCAGGTGAATGATTTGGAGAATGAAAAAGATACTCAATTAACTCTTGGGAAGGAAGGACATGAGAGTAAGCCGCAGCATGTGAGGGATGAAGAAGATGTCATGGAtatcgaagaagaaaaaggtaaAGCACCTGCTCATCCTTCGGAATGGCCTTTAGATGGGAAGAAAAAGATGATTGGCCTTTCTTTGGGACCCTGCAATTCGAATAAACTTGAAAAGTTCGAGGAGCCTTGTGAAGTGAATGatgtagatgatgatgatgatgaagtagatgaggatgaggaagaggaagaggaagaaacaGATACAGCAGTAAAATTTAGAAAGCTGACGAGGATGCCATCAGACCATTTACTAGGATTGGAACCAACTGGTATGCCTTCTAACCCATTAATGCAGCCTCATGAGAACAACCCCATTGAAGATTTTTTTCATTCTGGGTCCAACAATGGCATGAGTCAGATGAATATAAGAGGTTCATCTATGTATCCTTGCAAAAGAGAGCTTAGCTGTGAAGATGAGATGCAGTATCACCGCTCTACTGATCAAAATAAGAGGATGAGGAACGATGGCCAATGGGACAATAGAGCATCAGGTATCGACGTGTACTTCGACCAAATGAACAGTGCACAATTTAATGTCAGAGCAATGTATGTTGAGAAAGAAGCACAAGTCATGGAGGCTGAAAGGAATCAGCAAGCCTTGATGGGTGAGGTGCAGTGTCGGGATAGGTTGATTGAGAGCCTGAAGGAAGAGGTGCATAAAAGAGATGCGGCGATTTATAAGTTTGACCATGACCTGCGTCTTATGTGCGATCTATTAGAAGGTTATAGAAAAGCTCTTAAAGATACACGAAAAGCTTTCTCTGAATATAGACAACGACACCCAGAGCCTGAAGAACCACTTTACATGGATGTTCCTGGATCTGGTGGGCTAGTTGTTAGTGTAATGGCGTTTGAAAAGATGCAATTGGAGCGTGCAGAAGAAGATAAAATGAAGCGTTGGATTATTACGAGTCAGTTGGAGGAATTTGATCGTGATTGGACTGAAAAGTTTGAAATAAGTCTCACAAAGGTGCATTTAATAGATGAAAGGTTGTCCAAGTTTAGTGAGGATGTCAAACTACTTAAAGAATTAGCTGTGCAGCGCAAGGTGGCAAAATCCGAATCTGAAGCAGCCATTTTCAagaaggaagaagaggag TGCAAGGTGTCAAAATCAGATTCTGAAGCAGTCATTTTCAagaaggaagaagaggag AACCTCACTAGCACAACCATGGAGTTGGAAGTCTGTGTGAAAGCAGCTGTTAGTGCTTCTGATTCCCTTGGTAATT GTCCTTCCAGTCAAAACGTTCTTGATGAAAAATACCCAGACTCATCTATTGTTACCCCTTCTgaattttcctcaat TGAATCGAGGATATACGAATGTTTTGATACCTTTTTGAAAAGTAAGGATGCTGCAGACGGTTCAGAGCAGGCATTGGTCTCTGAATTGTCTTCATTGAACGAGCACCTGAAAGCTCAT GGACCTTATGTCGGCGGGGAGAATTTTTCTGCCATTGATTTGGGTTTGGCTCCTACGCTTTACCACCTTGAGGTTGCTCTTGGACATTTTAAGAGCTGGAGGGTTCCAGAAAATATGACTTATACCATAAACTACATGAAG TTACTTTTCTCGCAGGAGTCATTTGTTAAGACCCATCCAACTGATATCATCGCAGGATTGGCGCCAATG GAACTTGCAGGGCCAGGTGACGCTACTTCGATGGAACATGTTGTAGGGCCAGGGGAGGTTACTTTAATGGAACAACTTGCAGGGCCAGGGGAGGCTGCTTCAATGGAACAATTTTTAGGGCCAGGGGAGGCTGCCTCAATGGAACAACTTATTGGGCCAGGGGAGGCTACTTCAATGGAACAATAG
- the LOC113307599 gene encoding uncharacterized protein LOC113307599 isoform X1, giving the protein MTKRKSRRPTRQCNQPAMDAIDEPPSPPRSKTTQEDDSVSENPTLESQQSENVQDSETLDEGGKQERDEDEGMVVSPSPYSNQFVEMSDDQDSSYVPPVRAATGTTSSTSVGFDLESPLPVVFKRGPTHRKKALNKKQQAMLIKKFEELRDNLSIIPFVPAKRLDFDKYEEILRKLQLWDFVHVQFDKEVNLELLASLIVNYDRAARSSTVNSYKIMVNRADLARAVKLPVKKVTQLDDIDVGVLSAESISFLEEFVSNWILLHEDMWAVADEVIAWTKLIKEGKPQKVDWAAMIWFMVEKELAKGAKLRTCYYASHLQFLMKAQRGDLFKEEKRVETKVEREVSVDIKMKSVEEVQVNDLENEKDTQLTLGKEGHESKPQHVRDEEDVMDIEEEKGKAPAHPSEWPLDGKKKMIGLSLGPCNSNKLEKFEEPCEVNDVDDDDDEVDEDEEEEEEETDTAVKFRKLTRMPSDHLLGLEPTGMPSNPLMQPHENNPIEDFFHSGSNNGMSQMNIRGSSMYPCKRELSCEDEMQYHRSTDQNKRMRNDGQWDNRASGIDVYFDQMNSAQFNVRAMYVEKEAQVMEAERNQQALMGEVQCRDRLIESLKEEVHKRDAAIYKFDHDLRLMCDLLEGYRKALKDTRKAFSEYRQRHPEPEEPLYMDVPGSGGLVVSVMAFEKMQLERAEEDKMKRWIITSQLEEFDRDWTEKFEISLTKVHLIDERLSKFSEDVKLLKELAVQRKVAKSESEAAIFKKEEEEGKVSISDSEAVVFKKEEEECKVSKSDSEAVIFKKEEEENLTSTTMELEVCVKAAVSASDSLGNCPSSQNVLDEKYPDSSIVTPSEFSSIESRIYECFDTFLKSKDAADGSEQALVSELSSLNEHLKAHGPYVGGENFSAIDLGLAPTLYHLEVALGHFKSWRVPENMTYTINYMKLLFSQESFVKTHPTDIIAGLAPMELAGPGDATSMEHVVGPGEVTLMEQLAGPGEAASMEQFLGPGEAASMEQLIGPGEATSMEQ; this is encoded by the exons ATGACCAAACGGAAGTCTAGAAGACCTACTCGTCAGTGTAATCAACCAGCGATGGACGCCATTGACGAACCTCCATCTCCTCCTCGTTCTAAAACCACTCAAGAAGATGACTCCGTGAGCGAAAATCCAACTTTAGAATCACAACAATCTGAGAATGTTCAAgactctgaaaccctagatgaaGGGGGAAAGCAAGAACGTGATGAAGACGAAGGTATGGTTGTTTCTCCTTCACCTTATTCAAATCAATTTGTAGAAATGTCTGATGATCAAGATAGTTCTTATGTACCTCCTGTACGTGCTGCTACTGGTACTACTAGTAGTACTAGTGTTGGATTTGACCTAGAAAGTCCTTTACCTGTTGTATTCAAAAGAGGTCCTACTCATAGAAAGAAAGCGTTAAACAAGAAACAACAAGCCATGTTAATCAAAAAGTTTGAAGAGCTTAGGGATAATTTGAGTATAATTCCGTTTGTTCCTGCTAAGAGACTTGATTTTGATAAGTATGAGGAGATTCTTAGGAAACTTCAGTTGTGGGATTTTGTTCATGTTCAGTTTGATAAAGAGGTGAATTTGGAACTGTTGGCGTCGCTTATTGTGAATTATGATCGTGCTGCGAGGAGTAGTACTGTCAACAGTTATAAGATTATGGTGAATCGAGCTGATTTAGCAAGGGCTGTGAAGCTTCCTGTGAAGAAGGTTACTCAGTTGGATGATATTGATGTTGGGGTGTTGTCTGCAGAGTCGATATCGTTTTTGGAAGAGTTTGTGTCGAATTGGATTTTGCTTCACGAGGATATGTGGGCAGTGGCGGATGAGGTTATTGCTTGGACCAAACTTATTAAAGAAGGGAAACCACAGAAGGTTGATTGGGCAGCGATGATTTGGTTTATGGTAGAGAAGGAACTGGCAAAGGGAGCAAAGTTAAGAACTTGTTATTATGCTTCGCATTTGCAATTTTTAATGAAGGCTCAGCGTGGTGATCtgtttaaagaagaaaaaagggtTGAGACGAAGGTGGAAAGAGAAGTGAGTGTGGATATTAAAATGAAAAGTGTGGAAGAAGTTCAGGTGAATGATTTGGAGAATGAAAAAGATACTCAATTAACTCTTGGGAAGGAAGGACATGAGAGTAAGCCGCAGCATGTGAGGGATGAAGAAGATGTCATGGAtatcgaagaagaaaaaggtaaAGCACCTGCTCATCCTTCGGAATGGCCTTTAGATGGGAAGAAAAAGATGATTGGCCTTTCTTTGGGACCCTGCAATTCGAATAAACTTGAAAAGTTCGAGGAGCCTTGTGAAGTGAATGatgtagatgatgatgatgatgaagtagatgaggatgaggaagaggaagaggaagaaacaGATACAGCAGTAAAATTTAGAAAGCTGACGAGGATGCCATCAGACCATTTACTAGGATTGGAACCAACTGGTATGCCTTCTAACCCATTAATGCAGCCTCATGAGAACAACCCCATTGAAGATTTTTTTCATTCTGGGTCCAACAATGGCATGAGTCAGATGAATATAAGAGGTTCATCTATGTATCCTTGCAAAAGAGAGCTTAGCTGTGAAGATGAGATGCAGTATCACCGCTCTACTGATCAAAATAAGAGGATGAGGAACGATGGCCAATGGGACAATAGAGCATCAGGTATCGACGTGTACTTCGACCAAATGAACAGTGCACAATTTAATGTCAGAGCAATGTATGTTGAGAAAGAAGCACAAGTCATGGAGGCTGAAAGGAATCAGCAAGCCTTGATGGGTGAGGTGCAGTGTCGGGATAGGTTGATTGAGAGCCTGAAGGAAGAGGTGCATAAAAGAGATGCGGCGATTTATAAGTTTGACCATGACCTGCGTCTTATGTGCGATCTATTAGAAGGTTATAGAAAAGCTCTTAAAGATACACGAAAAGCTTTCTCTGAATATAGACAACGACACCCAGAGCCTGAAGAACCACTTTACATGGATGTTCCTGGATCTGGTGGGCTAGTTGTTAGTGTAATGGCGTTTGAAAAGATGCAATTGGAGCGTGCAGAAGAAGATAAAATGAAGCGTTGGATTATTACGAGTCAGTTGGAGGAATTTGATCGTGATTGGACTGAAAAGTTTGAAATAAGTCTCACAAAGGTGCATTTAATAGATGAAAGGTTGTCCAAGTTTAGTGAGGATGTCAAACTACTTAAAGAATTAGCTGTGCAGCGCAAGGTGGCAAAATCCGAATCTGAAGCAGCCATTTTCAagaaggaagaagaggag GGCAAGGTGTCAATATCAGATTCtgaagcagtcgttttcaagaaggaagaagaggag TGCAAGGTGTCAAAATCAGATTCTGAAGCAGTCATTTTCAagaaggaagaagaggag AACCTCACTAGCACAACCATGGAGTTGGAAGTCTGTGTGAAAGCAGCTGTTAGTGCTTCTGATTCCCTTGGTAATT GTCCTTCCAGTCAAAACGTTCTTGATGAAAAATACCCAGACTCATCTATTGTTACCCCTTCTgaattttcctcaat TGAATCGAGGATATACGAATGTTTTGATACCTTTTTGAAAAGTAAGGATGCTGCAGACGGTTCAGAGCAGGCATTGGTCTCTGAATTGTCTTCATTGAACGAGCACCTGAAAGCTCAT GGACCTTATGTCGGCGGGGAGAATTTTTCTGCCATTGATTTGGGTTTGGCTCCTACGCTTTACCACCTTGAGGTTGCTCTTGGACATTTTAAGAGCTGGAGGGTTCCAGAAAATATGACTTATACCATAAACTACATGAAG TTACTTTTCTCGCAGGAGTCATTTGTTAAGACCCATCCAACTGATATCATCGCAGGATTGGCGCCAATG GAACTTGCAGGGCCAGGTGACGCTACTTCGATGGAACATGTTGTAGGGCCAGGGGAGGTTACTTTAATGGAACAACTTGCAGGGCCAGGGGAGGCTGCTTCAATGGAACAATTTTTAGGGCCAGGGGAGGCTGCCTCAATGGAACAACTTATTGGGCCAGGGGAGGCTACTTCAATGGAACAATAG